In one Achromobacter spanius genomic region, the following are encoded:
- the uca gene encoding urea carboxylase gives MFDTVLIANRGEIAVRAIRTLKRLGIRSVAVYSDPDRNAAHVREADVAVALGGEKAVDSYLRMDLLLAAAREHGAQAIYPGYGFLSESAEFAEACEAAGIAFVGPTPLQIREFGLKHRSRELAAEAGVPMTPGTGLLASLGEALSQAERIGYPVMLKSTAGGGGIGLSRCENEAELTVAFDSVQRMGEHFFRDGGAFIERYVDNARHVEVQIFGDGAGRVLALGERDCSVQRRNQKVIEETPAPLLPAATRAALLSAAVQLGESVNYRSAGTVEFIYDPARDSFYFLEVNTRLQVEHPVTEAVTGLDLVECMLRVAAGEALDIAAMSRAPQGASIEVRLYAEDPLRQFQPSPGVLTEVSFPDGVRVDGWVATGTDVPAFYDPMLAKLIVHADTRDAALDKLADALARTRLHGIATNLDYLRQIVADERFRAGKLSTRFLESFTYRPAAIEVLEAGTYTSVQDYPGRTGYWDIGVPPSGPMDDYAFRLANRIVGNAPDAAGIEATLIGPTLRFHGDTVVALTGAECAATLDGEPVPMWQPITVRSGQVLATGRALSGCRSYLAVRNGLDVPVYLGSRSTFALGQFGGHAGRTLRVGDMLPLVRPELGEGSAAATVAEPMPAPPELIPTYGNTWEIGVLYGPHGAPDFFQPEAIDTFFAADWEVHYNSNRLGVRLIGPKPTWARENGGEAGLHPSNIHDCEYAIGSINFTGDSPVILTRDGPSLGGFVCPVTIARAELWKVGQVKPGDRIRFKRMDYPQAVALEAAQDQSVAALSAVAPTATAPSPVPATVSETIVAALPAEGSRPSVSYRQAGDGYLLLEYGDNVLDLALRMRIHLLMEALNADPIAGVQELSPGVRSLQIRYDSRQILQGALIERLLKIEAGLADVATLKVPTRVVYLPMAFEDSATLGAVQRYQETVRANAPWLPNNVDFIQRINGLASRNEVRDIVFDASYLIMGLGDVYLGAPCAVPIDPRHRLLTSKYNPARTFTAEGTVGIGGVYMCIYGMDSPGGYQLVGRTLPIWNKFLKNRVFQDGKPWLLRFFDQVRFYPVTEAELDVLREDFREGRATVRIEEEVFDFAAHQRFLAEQADSIAVFQTRQKSAFDAEVALWKSEDVAVEQEAVIQEAEADTALREGERLVSADMCGNIWKIPVQVGQSVSAGDTLVVVEAMKMELSVIAPASGTVTAIRCVPGKPVNAGDPLVVLAEDATCTVAG, from the coding sequence GTGTTCGATACCGTTCTGATTGCCAACCGCGGCGAGATCGCCGTCCGCGCCATCCGCACCCTGAAGCGGCTGGGCATCCGTAGTGTGGCCGTGTATTCCGACCCCGACCGCAACGCCGCGCACGTACGCGAGGCCGATGTGGCCGTGGCCTTGGGCGGCGAGAAAGCCGTCGACAGCTACTTGCGCATGGACCTGCTGCTGGCGGCCGCGCGCGAGCATGGCGCACAAGCCATCTACCCCGGCTATGGGTTCCTGTCCGAAAGCGCGGAATTCGCCGAAGCCTGCGAAGCGGCGGGTATTGCCTTCGTGGGCCCCACGCCCTTGCAGATCCGCGAGTTCGGGCTGAAGCACCGTTCGCGTGAACTGGCGGCCGAAGCGGGCGTGCCGATGACGCCGGGCACGGGGCTCTTGGCCAGCCTGGGTGAAGCGCTGTCGCAAGCCGAACGCATCGGCTACCCGGTCATGCTCAAGAGCACGGCGGGCGGCGGCGGCATCGGCTTGTCGCGTTGCGAGAACGAAGCGGAACTGACGGTGGCGTTCGACAGCGTGCAACGCATGGGCGAACACTTCTTCCGTGATGGCGGCGCGTTCATCGAACGCTATGTGGATAACGCGCGCCACGTGGAAGTGCAGATCTTTGGCGACGGCGCGGGCCGCGTGCTGGCGCTGGGCGAACGTGATTGCTCGGTGCAGCGGCGCAATCAGAAAGTGATCGAGGAAACGCCCGCGCCGCTGCTGCCGGCCGCGACACGCGCGGCTTTGCTGTCGGCCGCCGTGCAGTTGGGCGAGTCGGTGAACTACCGCTCCGCCGGCACCGTTGAATTCATCTACGACCCGGCGCGCGACAGCTTTTATTTTCTGGAGGTCAACACGCGCCTGCAGGTTGAGCATCCGGTGACGGAAGCCGTCACCGGCCTGGACCTGGTGGAATGCATGCTGCGCGTGGCGGCGGGTGAAGCGCTGGATATCGCCGCGATGTCGCGCGCGCCGCAGGGTGCGTCCATTGAGGTGCGCTTGTACGCCGAAGACCCGCTGCGCCAGTTCCAGCCGTCGCCGGGCGTGCTGACCGAGGTGTCTTTCCCTGACGGCGTGCGGGTGGATGGCTGGGTGGCCACCGGCACCGACGTGCCGGCCTTCTATGACCCCATGCTGGCCAAGCTGATCGTGCACGCGGACACCCGCGATGCCGCCTTGGACAAGCTGGCGGATGCCCTGGCACGCACGCGGCTGCACGGCATTGCCACCAACCTGGACTACCTGCGCCAGATCGTTGCCGACGAACGCTTCCGCGCGGGCAAGCTGTCCACGCGCTTCCTGGAAAGCTTCACGTATCGGCCCGCCGCCATCGAAGTGCTGGAGGCCGGCACCTATACCAGTGTGCAGGACTACCCCGGCCGCACCGGCTACTGGGATATCGGCGTACCGCCCTCGGGTCCGATGGACGACTATGCCTTCCGCCTGGCCAACCGCATCGTCGGCAACGCGCCGGACGCGGCCGGCATCGAGGCCACGCTGATCGGGCCTACCTTGCGTTTTCATGGCGACACCGTCGTGGCGCTGACCGGCGCCGAATGCGCCGCCACGCTGGACGGCGAACCCGTGCCGATGTGGCAGCCGATTACCGTGCGTTCGGGTCAGGTGCTGGCCACCGGCCGCGCGCTGTCGGGCTGCCGCAGCTACCTGGCCGTGCGCAACGGGCTTGATGTGCCGGTCTACCTGGGCAGCCGCTCGACCTTTGCGCTGGGCCAGTTCGGCGGGCACGCCGGCCGCACGCTGCGCGTGGGCGACATGCTGCCGTTGGTGCGGCCGGAGCTGGGTGAGGGCAGTGCCGCCGCGACTGTGGCAGAGCCGATGCCCGCGCCGCCCGAGCTGATTCCCACCTACGGCAACACCTGGGAAATCGGCGTGCTGTACGGCCCGCATGGCGCGCCCGACTTCTTCCAGCCCGAAGCCATCGACACCTTCTTCGCGGCGGATTGGGAAGTGCACTACAACTCGAACCGCCTGGGCGTGCGCCTGATCGGCCCCAAGCCCACCTGGGCGCGCGAGAACGGCGGCGAGGCGGGTCTGCACCCGTCCAATATCCACGATTGCGAATACGCCATCGGCAGCATCAATTTCACGGGCGACAGCCCCGTCATCCTGACGCGCGACGGCCCCAGCCTGGGCGGCTTCGTCTGCCCCGTCACCATCGCGCGCGCCGAACTTTGGAAGGTGGGCCAGGTGAAGCCGGGCGACCGCATCCGGTTCAAACGCATGGACTATCCGCAAGCCGTGGCGCTGGAAGCCGCGCAAGACCAAAGCGTGGCGGCGCTGTCGGCGGTAGCGCCCACGGCAACGGCGCCATCGCCCGTGCCCGCCACGGTGTCGGAAACCATCGTCGCGGCCTTGCCGGCGGAGGGCTCGCGCCCGTCGGTGTCGTACCGCCAGGCGGGTGATGGCTACCTGCTGCTGGAGTACGGCGACAACGTGCTGGACCTGGCGTTGCGCATGCGTATCCATTTGCTGATGGAAGCGTTGAACGCCGACCCCATTGCGGGCGTGCAGGAATTGTCGCCGGGCGTGCGTTCATTGCAGATCCGCTATGACAGCCGCCAGATTCTGCAAGGGGCGTTGATCGAACGCCTGTTGAAGATCGAAGCCGGCCTGGCCGACGTGGCCACGCTGAAGGTGCCCACGCGCGTGGTCTACCTGCCCATGGCCTTCGAGGATTCGGCCACGCTGGGTGCCGTGCAGCGCTATCAGGAAACCGTGCGCGCCAACGCGCCGTGGCTGCCGAACAATGTGGACTTCATCCAGCGCATCAACGGCTTGGCCAGCCGCAATGAGGTGCGTGACATTGTGTTCGACGCCAGCTACCTGATCATGGGCTTGGGCGACGTGTACCTGGGCGCGCCTTGCGCCGTGCCGATCGATCCGCGCCATCGCTTGCTGACGTCCAAGTACAACCCGGCGCGCACGTTCACGGCGGAAGGCACGGTGGGTATTGGTGGCGTGTACATGTGCATCTACGGCATGGATTCGCCGGGCGGGTATCAACTGGTTGGCCGTACTTTGCCCATCTGGAACAAGTTCTTGAAGAACCGGGTGTTCCAGGATGGCAAGCCCTGGCTGTTGCGCTTTTTTGATCAGGTGCGCTTCTACCCGGTCACCGAGGCCGAACTGGACGTGCTGCGCGAAGACTTCCGCGAAGGGCGCGCGACGGTGCGCATCGAAGAAGAAGTGTTCGATTTCGCTGCGCACCAGCGCTTCCTGGCCGAGCAGGCCGACAGCATCGCCGTGTTCCAGACGCGCCAGAAAAGCGCCTTCGACGCCGAAGTGGCGCTGTGGAAGAGCGAAGACGTGGCGGTGGAGCAAGAGGCTGTGATTCAAGAGGCCGAGGCCGACACGGCGTTGCGCGAGGGCGAACGCCTGGTCAGCGCGGATATGTGCGGCAACATCTGGAAGATTCCGGTCCAGGTGGGGCAGAGCGTATCGGCGGGCGACACGCTGGTGGTGGTCGAGGCCATGAAGATGGAGCTGTCGGTGATTGCGCCCGCGTCGGGCACGGTCACGGCGATCCGCTGCGTGCCGGGCAAACCGGTGAACGCGGGCGACCCCTTGGTGGTGCTGGCGGAAGACGCCACGTGCACCGTGGCGGGATGA